A genomic window from Methanovulcanius yangii includes:
- a CDS encoding PKD domain-containing protein, which yields MSENIREENVVQKGGCIVLVLCLCVGIAAAGDWELRFTSNIGTNNDSQEYFVVGTDPYGWTTYNASIDVAAVPADPGMWLEKKDGVPVICDYQRTINNIYPQQAVYRLNGTNIPAPVNLSFHGFAALPPIVGNITVRYWNDSSTLVVQDIDDVNCTVTMAAAAFNTSVAPFPPNITAYYTSPPKPVPDFNANVTVGEMPLTVQFTNTSSGYGLKNPTWEFGDGPGYLFNVEAPVHTYLLPGRYDVSLTIANIESVSNTTTKTNFITVLAPAPVAAFSAALTPPAGNVPVLVNVTDASAANGGFAIASWYWEFGDGTNFTGQAPPDHLYATEGTYLVKLTVTDSQVPAQTNTTTTALVLSPPLPIADFTASPTSGRMPVTIQFTDLSTGSNISAWAWDFTSDRTVDATEQNPSWAPVGPFPAHYSVTLTVTDENGQNQTTKSDYLYINEAEDGDSGPDYPPVTRAIPTPTVNGSGVASAADETVAILIDGTSGEPADNADAPLASPGPVDASLPASSAGEDPVPPGSSATPVPTTTPLCTFGAATGIGGAAFILLRRRES from the coding sequence GTGTCTGAAAATATCCGGGAGGAGAATGTGGTGCAAAAGGGAGGATGCATCGTACTGGTCCTGTGCCTCTGTGTCGGCATTGCGGCCGCAGGAGACTGGGAACTGAGGTTTACCTCGAATATCGGGACGAACAATGATTCTCAGGAATATTTTGTGGTAGGGACGGATCCGTATGGCTGGACCACCTATAACGCGAGCATCGACGTGGCGGCAGTCCCGGCTGATCCGGGTATGTGGCTGGAAAAGAAAGACGGTGTGCCGGTCATCTGCGATTACCAGCGGACGATCAATAATATCTACCCTCAGCAGGCGGTATACAGGCTCAATGGAACGAATATCCCCGCTCCGGTGAACCTCTCCTTCCATGGATTTGCTGCTCTTCCCCCAATCGTGGGCAACATCACCGTGCGGTACTGGAATGACTCATCGACGCTCGTTGTTCAGGATATCGACGATGTGAACTGTACAGTTACCATGGCGGCGGCAGCATTCAATACCTCCGTCGCACCGTTCCCGCCCAACATTACCGCCTATTATACTTCCCCCCCGAAACCGGTTCCTGATTTCAATGCGAATGTGACCGTCGGTGAAATGCCGCTCACCGTGCAATTCACCAACACCTCTTCCGGGTATGGGCTGAAGAATCCCACATGGGAGTTTGGCGACGGACCGGGATATCTCTTCAATGTGGAGGCACCCGTTCATACCTATCTCCTTCCCGGCAGGTATGATGTCTCCCTCACCATTGCCAATATAGAGTCGGTTTCCAACACCACCACAAAGACGAATTTCATCACCGTTCTCGCTCCGGCGCCGGTGGCCGCGTTTTCTGCCGCCCTCACTCCGCCGGCGGGCAATGTCCCGGTGCTCGTAAACGTCACCGACGCATCGGCGGCAAACGGCGGATTTGCCATAGCCTCATGGTACTGGGAGTTCGGCGACGGAACGAACTTCACCGGACAGGCGCCCCCTGATCACCTGTATGCAACCGAGGGGACCTACCTCGTGAAGCTGACGGTGACCGACTCCCAGGTGCCGGCACAGACGAATACCACGACAACGGCACTCGTACTTTCCCCACCCCTTCCGATCGCGGATTTCACCGCCTCCCCGACGAGCGGCAGAATGCCGGTGACAATACAGTTTACCGATTTGTCGACCGGTTCGAACATCTCCGCCTGGGCGTGGGACTTCACCAGCGACAGGACCGTGGATGCGACCGAGCAGAACCCGTCCTGGGCGCCCGTGGGGCCGTTCCCGGCGCATTACAGCGTCACCCTCACCGTGACCGACGAGAACGGGCAGAACCAGACGACGAAGTCGGACTACCTGTACATCAACGAGGCCGAGGATGGCGACAGCGGTCCCGATTACCCGCCGGTGACCCGTGCCATCCCGACGCCGACGGTGAACGGGAGCGGTGTGGCCTCTGCCGCAGACGAAACCGTGGCGATTCTCATCGATGGGACATCAGGAGAACCCGCCGATAACGCCGACGCCCCCCTGGCCAGTCCCGGACCGGTAGATGCATCCTTGCCTGCCTCATCGGCAGGGGAAGATCCTGTTCCTCCGGGTTCATCCGCCACACCTGTACCGACGACAACCCCCCTCTGCACCTTTGGTGCGGCAACGGGGATTGGCGGTGCCGCATTTATCCTCTTACGGCGACGTGAATCCTGA
- a CDS encoding DUF1059 domain-containing protein, translating into MVSFKCKDIGLDCPFEAEADNVHDLENKIAQHAREVHKKEHLSQDEWIEIKKQMK; encoded by the coding sequence ATGGTATCATTCAAGTGCAAGGATATCGGACTCGATTGCCCCTTTGAAGCAGAAGCGGATAATGTGCACGATCTCGAAAACAAGATCGCCCAACACGCCCGCGAAGTGCACAAAAAGGAGCACCTCTCGCAGGACGAGTGGATAGAGATCAAAAAACAGATGAAATGA
- a CDS encoding deoxyhypusine synthase — protein MEHECGTPVEQARVRAGMTVNELVGEMGKSGAYNAGSLFKAADILEEMLTDDATVKFFGLAGAMVPGGMGGIVEDLIRDGYIDILVSTGANLTHDVIEAIGCRHYHGSEVCDDVELYEEEINRIYDVYLPSEAFISFEEFMQETFGQIEDGTTVSIADMCRHIGERLDHGILAAAAAADIPVYCPALQDSMIGLQYWLFNQTHKVTVDAFGDMNRMLDTCFTAERAGALLVGGGVPKNYIFQSMLMTPKGFEYAVQLTGDRPDLGGLSGATLDEAKSWGKVTGKAGAQTVYGDATITLPLLIAAVRERIGR, from the coding sequence ATGGAGCACGAATGCGGAACACCGGTCGAGCAGGCACGGGTGCGTGCCGGCATGACGGTCAACGAACTGGTCGGAGAGATGGGAAAGTCGGGAGCCTACAATGCTGGCTCCCTCTTCAAGGCAGCGGATATTCTGGAGGAGATGCTTACGGACGACGCGACGGTGAAGTTCTTCGGTCTTGCCGGAGCGATGGTCCCCGGCGGCATGGGCGGCATCGTGGAGGACCTCATCCGGGACGGGTACATCGACATCCTCGTCTCGACGGGGGCAAATCTCACCCATGACGTCATCGAGGCGATCGGCTGTAGGCACTATCACGGAAGCGAGGTCTGTGATGACGTTGAACTCTACGAAGAAGAGATAAACCGTATCTACGATGTCTACCTCCCTTCGGAGGCGTTCATCTCCTTTGAGGAGTTCATGCAGGAGACCTTCGGGCAGATCGAGGACGGCACGACCGTATCCATTGCAGACATGTGCCGTCATATCGGCGAACGCCTCGACCATGGCATCCTTGCAGCAGCAGCGGCGGCGGACATTCCGGTCTACTGCCCGGCCCTGCAGGACTCCATGATAGGCCTGCAGTACTGGCTCTTCAATCAGACCCACAAGGTGACCGTCGATGCATTCGGAGACATGAACCGGATGCTTGATACCTGCTTCACCGCAGAGCGTGCAGGAGCGCTTCTGGTCGGAGGCGGCGTCCCCAAGAACTACATCTTCCAGAGCATGCTGATGACCCCGAAGGGATTCGAATACGCGGTGCAACTGACCGGGGACCGCCCGGACCTGGGCGGCCTCTCCGGTGCCACCCTTGATGAGGCAAAATCATGGGGCAAGGTGACCGGCAAGGCAGGGGCCCAGACCGTCTACGGCGATGCGACGATCACTCTGCCGCTACTCATTGCGGCCGTACGGGAGAGGATCGGCCGATGA
- a CDS encoding PEGA domain-containing protein, whose protein sequence is MNTQWMGFLTLHLSGTSRTISSKKWPILLLIAGLLMVAGPAAAQDDATILPVTQTPEATVLPITPTPEPTNLPGIPGSGTSYYDIYTNINGASISFDGEYKGVTSGGLLTVPVATTGTPYSTVTAEKSGYQSASTSLPPVPADGQHTSVYLTLNPVQPTTGEIDVTSSPSGASVYVDGVYYGATPQLCSGLPPGSHTLEVIKSGYDTWKQTISVVAGQTTHIHASLTASQQYGSLYVSSNPQGANIYLNGKYQGQTPRTIGSLIPASYTLELTKSGYYDWTKSAVRIYANQETTVSKSLEKIAVPTTGTLSVTSNPSYAAITVDGVAYGVTDPAYPLIINGISAGRHTVRAELEGYNDDTTSVSVIAGASTTVSFSLTPVAPGTGTASVQVASDPQGAQVYIDNLYKGATPVTVENLAPGEHTLRLALAGYEDYTTSGTLSAGETASLTIGLTPAPPAQETPAGTCVVPAGLLALACFALRGRKRRE, encoded by the coding sequence ATGAATACCCAATGGATGGGATTTCTGACGCTACACCTGTCCGGGACATCCCGGACAATATCCTCGAAGAAGTGGCCGATTCTGTTGCTGATTGCAGGGCTCCTCATGGTGGCAGGCCCCGCAGCCGCACAGGACGACGCAACCATACTGCCTGTGACTCAGACACCGGAAGCGACCGTTCTCCCAATAACTCCGACGCCCGAGCCGACCAATCTTCCCGGCATACCGGGCTCGGGCACGTCGTACTACGACATCTACACCAATATCAACGGGGCATCGATCTCGTTTGACGGGGAGTACAAAGGGGTGACCAGCGGGGGCCTTCTGACGGTTCCCGTCGCAACGACAGGGACACCGTACTCAACGGTGACTGCCGAAAAGAGCGGCTACCAGTCCGCATCCACGTCGCTTCCGCCGGTACCTGCGGATGGACAACATACCTCGGTCTACCTCACCCTCAACCCCGTACAACCGACAACCGGTGAGATTGATGTGACCTCTTCCCCATCCGGAGCGAGTGTCTACGTGGATGGCGTCTATTACGGGGCGACCCCGCAGCTCTGTTCAGGCCTTCCCCCCGGCAGCCACACGCTCGAAGTGATCAAATCCGGCTACGATACATGGAAGCAGACCATCTCTGTCGTTGCAGGGCAGACGACGCATATCCATGCCTCTCTTACGGCCTCACAGCAGTATGGATCGCTGTATGTCAGCTCGAATCCGCAGGGAGCGAACATCTATCTGAACGGCAAATACCAGGGACAGACGCCGCGGACCATCGGCAGCCTCATACCCGCCTCCTACACCCTTGAACTGACGAAATCCGGCTACTATGACTGGACGAAGTCCGCTGTCCGCATCTATGCCAACCAGGAGACGACCGTCTCGAAATCACTTGAGAAGATCGCCGTCCCGACCACCGGCACCCTGAGTGTGACATCGAACCCCTCCTATGCAGCAATAACGGTCGACGGGGTGGCATACGGCGTCACCGACCCGGCCTATCCCCTGATCATCAACGGGATTTCCGCCGGGAGGCACACGGTCCGGGCGGAACTTGAAGGGTACAATGATGATACGACCTCCGTCTCCGTCATCGCCGGGGCATCCACCACGGTCTCCTTCTCCCTCACACCGGTAGCACCCGGGACCGGCACCGCATCAGTGCAGGTCGCATCCGACCCGCAGGGAGCACAGGTCTACATCGACAATCTCTATAAGGGCGCAACGCCGGTCACCGTGGAGAACCTTGCACCCGGCGAGCACACCCTCAGACTCGCCCTGGCAGGCTACGAAGACTACACCACCTCGGGAACACTCTCCGCCGGAGAGACCGCAAGCCTCACCATCGGGCTCACCCCCGCCCCACCGGCACAGGAGACACCCGCGGGCACCTGTGTTGTCCCTGCCGGTCTTCTGGCACTTGCATGTTTTGCACTTCGGGGCAGAAAGAGAAGAGAGTAG
- a CDS encoding transcriptional regulator, whose amino-acid sequence MIQERLLQTLTSILLMADFKVSERCGMRPRSFDIIGARGSTVLVIKVAPHIDSVSEENARDLALISRYIKGVPMIIGEKARDSELERGAVYLRYGIVATNVMTLYDYLVEDAPPLVYAQPGGLYVNINGSLLRDLREERQMSLGDLAGALGVSRRTISKYESGMGTTLEIAIRLEEIFDAALVEAIELLEKQHQLAHHHEDVSPQNAPADLERMGMELHGIRRAPFEALAVYEEETILTGYGPAQKVMRRAELIGNISDITNSRAICVIKDYNKRKKVGKTLVIGEKHLSGLESGSDLINLIDD is encoded by the coding sequence ATGATACAGGAACGGTTGCTTCAGACACTGACAAGTATTCTTCTGATGGCGGATTTTAAGGTGTCCGAACGCTGTGGTATGCGGCCGAGAAGTTTCGACATCATCGGCGCCCGGGGTTCGACAGTTCTGGTCATCAAGGTGGCACCCCATATCGATAGCGTGAGCGAGGAGAACGCCCGCGACCTCGCTCTCATCTCCCGCTATATCAAGGGGGTGCCGATGATCATCGGTGAGAAGGCCCGTGACTCCGAACTGGAACGGGGGGCCGTCTACCTGCGGTACGGGATCGTTGCAACGAACGTGATGACCCTTTATGATTATCTGGTGGAGGATGCACCCCCTCTCGTCTATGCCCAGCCGGGGGGTCTTTATGTCAATATCAACGGTTCCCTTCTCCGGGACCTTCGTGAGGAACGCCAGATGTCTCTTGGCGACCTCGCCGGTGCGCTGGGCGTGTCACGGCGGACGATCTCGAAGTACGAGAGTGGTATGGGGACAACGCTTGAGATCGCCATCCGGCTGGAGGAGATCTTCGATGCGGCACTCGTGGAGGCGATCGAACTTTTGGAAAAGCAACACCAGCTTGCCCATCATCATGAGGACGTCTCCCCACAGAATGCACCCGCCGATCTCGAGCGGATGGGGATGGAGCTGCACGGCATCCGGCGGGCACCCTTCGAGGCACTCGCGGTATATGAGGAAGAGACGATCCTGACCGGGTACGGCCCTGCCCAGAAGGTGATGCGTCGCGCTGAACTGATCGGAAATATCTCCGATATAACGAATTCTCGGGCAATATGCGTCATTAAAGACTACAATAAGAGAAAGAAGGTTGGAAAAACGCTTGTTATCGGAGAAAAGCATTTATCAGGCCTTGAATCTGGATCAGACCTCATTAATTTGATCGACGATTAA
- a CDS encoding 2-oxoacid:acceptor oxidoreductase family protein: MYEIRLHSRGGQGGVTAAKVLAYAAFLDGKYATATPLYGAERRGAPVVSFIRVDDTPIRVYSQIRTPDLVIVLDASIMDLVDVTAGLREDGVVLVNSPHPVEIEGHTTYTVDLTSIALSLKMVLAGNPILNTPLIGAIAKMGIISRESAQKAIADTFPDERNVEAALKAYEELKI; the protein is encoded by the coding sequence ATGTATGAAATACGGCTTCACTCCCGGGGTGGACAGGGCGGGGTGACCGCGGCAAAGGTCCTTGCCTACGCGGCCTTCCTGGACGGAAAATACGCGACCGCCACCCCCCTCTACGGCGCCGAACGCCGTGGGGCGCCGGTCGTCTCCTTCATCCGGGTGGACGACACCCCCATCCGGGTCTATTCGCAGATTCGGACACCGGACCTCGTCATCGTCCTCGATGCGTCGATCATGGACCTCGTCGATGTGACGGCGGGCCTCAGGGAAGACGGCGTTGTGCTCGTCAACTCCCCGCACCCGGTGGAGATCGAAGGGCATACGACCTACACGGTGGACCTCACCTCGATTGCCCTCTCCCTGAAGATGGTCCTTGCGGGCAACCCGATTCTCAACACGCCGCTCATCGGAGCGATTGCGAAGATGGGCATCATCTCCCGTGAATCGGCACAGAAGGCCATCGCAGATACATTCCCTGACGAACGCAATGTAGAGGCCGCACTGAAGGCCTATGAGGAGCTGAAGATATGA
- a CDS encoding tetratricopeptide repeat protein has translation MKVKDRIMILAEAEYLYQRARQKADGEDFDGALALLDEAVSLAPGFSVAHCEKGNCFHFMNRENEALESYERAIQVDPYNAEAWFHKGQILKGRGDAKEGDRCIERATKLCCGR, from the coding sequence ATGAAGGTAAAGGATCGAATCATGATACTGGCAGAAGCCGAGTATCTGTATCAGAGGGCTCGTCAGAAGGCCGATGGCGAGGACTTCGACGGAGCGCTTGCGCTCCTCGATGAGGCCGTGTCGCTTGCGCCGGGTTTCTCCGTTGCACACTGTGAGAAGGGCAACTGCTTCCATTTCATGAATCGCGAGAATGAAGCACTGGAGTCCTACGAACGTGCCATTCAGGTAGATCCATACAATGCAGAAGCCTGGTTCCACAAAGGGCAGATCCTGAAGGGAAGAGGGGATGCCAAAGAAGGCGACCGGTGCATCGAACGCGCTACCAAACTCTGCTGCGGCAGATAA
- a CDS encoding rhodanese-like domain-containing protein codes for MKNGTFLGILVILCAVWCAGCTDYGGPAEPAPTTGPVGYTDITAQEANAMVYRAPTLVVDVSPIWGRGHLPGAVNMPLATLDDEIQYLSRDREYLIYCHTDAASIEGAQTFAENGFSPVYRLEGNYRAWTDAGYPVEMPDYTNVSAEALNTAMTELPYLVVVDVSTVYLEGHIPGAKNIQLQNLDETLPTLDKAGEYAIYCHTDAVSVQGAEMFVDAGFNPVWRLDGNYQAWVDAGYPVEVGLDVTS; via the coding sequence ATGAAGAATGGGACATTTTTGGGGATATTGGTCATCCTCTGCGCCGTCTGGTGCGCAGGATGCACGGATTACGGGGGGCCTGCGGAACCGGCGCCGACGACAGGGCCGGTCGGGTACACCGACATTACGGCACAGGAAGCAAACGCCATGGTCTATCGGGCGCCGACGCTGGTGGTCGACGTCTCGCCCATCTGGGGCCGGGGCCACCTCCCGGGGGCGGTCAACATGCCGCTTGCCACCCTTGATGATGAGATCCAGTATCTCTCGAGGGATCGCGAGTACTTGATCTACTGTCACACGGACGCCGCAAGCATCGAAGGGGCTCAGACATTTGCCGAAAACGGATTCTCCCCGGTCTATCGACTTGAAGGGAACTACCGGGCATGGACCGATGCCGGGTATCCCGTCGAGATGCCGGATTACACCAACGTGAGTGCGGAAGCACTGAACACCGCGATGACCGAACTTCCCTATCTTGTCGTCGTGGACGTATCAACGGTGTACCTCGAGGGGCATATCCCGGGGGCAAAAAACATCCAGCTCCAGAATCTTGACGAAACACTCCCAACCCTTGACAAGGCAGGAGAGTATGCGATTTACTGCCACACGGACGCGGTGAGTGTCCAGGGGGCAGAGATGTTCGTCGATGCAGGATTCAACCCGGTATGGCGCCTTGACGGCAATTATCAGGCATGGGTCGATGCAGGATACCCGGTCGAGGTCGGCCTCGATGTGACATCCTGA
- a CDS encoding 4Fe-4S binding protein — translation MSAKLAISRPAQGAAGKTGTWRTFRPVVDREACNECGLCRQYCPDGTIDENLEIDLDYCKGCGICAKECPKKAITMVREED, via the coding sequence ATGAGCGCAAAACTTGCCATTTCACGCCCGGCACAGGGCGCCGCAGGAAAGACCGGTACCTGGCGGACATTCCGTCCGGTGGTCGACAGGGAGGCATGCAACGAGTGTGGTCTCTGCCGCCAGTACTGCCCGGACGGGACGATCGACGAAAACCTCGAGATCGACCTCGACTACTGCAAGGGCTGCGGCATCTGCGCAAAGGAATGCCCGAAGAAGGCCATCACCATGGTCAGGGAAGAGGACTAA
- the thsA gene encoding thermosome subunit alpha — MAANLGGQPIFILKEGSQRTRGRDAQGSNIAAAKAVASAVRTTLGPKGMDKMLVDTIGDVVITNDGVTILKEMDIEHPAAKMMVEVAKTQDDEVGDGTTTAVVVAGELLKRSEELLEQDVHPTVIAHGYRLAADKAQELIKDIAIEVKSDDIEMLRKIADTAMTGKGAEAAKDKLCDLVVRAVTLVADEDGSVDTDYIKIEKKVGGTIEDSEIIEGIVIDKERVHPGMPKLVQDAKILLLNAPVEFKKTEVDAEISITSPDQLQMFLDEEEKMIKGIVDKVVKSGANVLVCQKGIDDIAQHYLAKAGVLAIRRVKKSDMTKLSRATGAAVVSSIDAIEESELGTAGRVEEKKVSGEEMIFVTECTNPKAVTLIVRGGTEHVVDELDRALEDALRVVSVAVEDHKFVAGGGSPEVELSLRLREYAATVGGRAQLAIEAFAAALEIIPRTLAENAGLDPIDMLVELRSEHEAGHKTAGLDVFEAKPRDMLAAGVIEPMRVKTQAIASAAEAAVMILRIDDVIAASKMGGGDMPSPEEMAAMGGGMGGMPGMM; from the coding sequence ATGGCAGCAAATCTTGGTGGACAGCCTATCTTCATTTTAAAGGAAGGTAGCCAGAGAACCCGCGGTCGCGATGCTCAGGGCTCGAACATCGCAGCAGCAAAGGCCGTTGCAAGTGCAGTACGGACCACCCTTGGTCCGAAAGGAATGGACAAGATGCTCGTCGACACCATCGGTGATGTTGTCATCACGAACGATGGCGTGACCATCCTCAAGGAGATGGACATCGAGCACCCGGCAGCAAAGATGATGGTCGAAGTCGCAAAGACCCAGGACGACGAGGTCGGCGACGGCACCACCACCGCTGTGGTCGTTGCCGGAGAGCTTCTCAAGCGCTCCGAGGAACTTCTCGAGCAGGACGTGCACCCGACCGTCATCGCACACGGGTACCGCCTCGCCGCAGACAAGGCGCAGGAGCTCATCAAAGACATCGCCATCGAAGTCAAATCCGATGACATCGAGATGCTCCGCAAGATCGCCGACACTGCAATGACCGGCAAGGGTGCAGAAGCAGCAAAGGACAAGCTTTGCGACCTCGTCGTTCGTGCAGTCACCCTCGTCGCAGATGAGGACGGCAGCGTCGACACCGACTACATCAAGATCGAGAAGAAGGTCGGTGGCACCATCGAGGACTCCGAGATCATCGAAGGCATCGTCATCGACAAGGAGCGTGTCCACCCCGGCATGCCCAAGCTCGTTCAGGACGCAAAGATCCTCCTCCTCAACGCACCGGTCGAGTTCAAGAAGACCGAAGTGGATGCGGAGATCTCCATCACCAGCCCGGACCAGCTTCAGATGTTCCTCGATGAGGAAGAGAAGATGATCAAGGGCATCGTCGACAAGGTCGTCAAGTCCGGTGCAAATGTCCTCGTCTGCCAGAAGGGTATCGACGACATCGCACAGCACTACCTTGCAAAGGCGGGCGTCCTTGCGATCCGCCGTGTGAAGAAGTCCGACATGACCAAGCTCTCCCGTGCAACCGGTGCAGCAGTGGTCTCCTCCATCGATGCAATCGAGGAGTCCGAGCTCGGCACCGCAGGCCGTGTCGAGGAGAAGAAGGTCTCCGGCGAAGAGATGATCTTCGTGACCGAGTGCACCAACCCGAAGGCGGTCACCCTCATTGTCCGCGGCGGTACCGAGCACGTCGTCGATGAACTCGACCGTGCCCTCGAAGACGCTCTGCGTGTCGTCTCCGTTGCCGTTGAGGACCACAAGTTCGTCGCAGGCGGCGGTTCACCTGAGGTCGAGCTCTCCCTGCGCCTGCGTGAATACGCAGCAACCGTCGGCGGCCGTGCACAGCTCGCCATCGAGGCATTTGCAGCAGCGCTCGAGATCATCCCCCGCACCCTTGCGGAGAACGCCGGTCTCGACCCCATTGACATGCTCGTCGAGCTCCGCTCCGAGCACGAGGCAGGCCACAAGACCGCAGGTCTCGATGTCTTCGAGGCAAAGCCCCGGGACATGCTCGCAGCAGGCGTCATCGAGCCGATGCGTGTCAAGACCCAGGCAATCGCCTCGGCAGCAGAAGCAGCCGTCATGATCCTCCGTATCGACGATGTCATCGCAGCCTCCAAGATGGGCGGCGGCGACATGCCGTCACCTGAGGAGATGGCAGCCATGGGCGGCGGAATGGGCGGCATGCCCGGCATGATGTAG
- a CDS encoding tRNA(Ile)(2)-agmatinylcytidine synthase: MVSFMRIAIDDTDSPEGMCTTYLGAVLRRRLEAAGCRIHDRLLVRLNPNVKWKTRGNAAICIEAEGIAPEKAFVIACDAIDEFADLGAENTHPGLVVASTPLPPDFYEKAVKGFCTIEEAEGVLREHRALYRGWKLGRGLIGATAAASADFPDWTYELLTYRDPAERDERQVDRESLFTAEAETFPHTWDTVDEANDCIVCFPHTPDPVLFGIRGESPEWVCRARSYVISEEPVMEETYRTNQGTDAHLIEAASLADVEDGLSYRVAGTVATTPATGQGGHVTFELEEGAVRVDCMAYEPTKGFRDVVRSLAPGDTVLVTGSYKNGSINMEKIRVITCPPVVTTRPPICPECGRRMKSDGKGKGWKCRRCRTHTNTPETVTTKRTITPGWYEVPPSARRHLARPLCRDLDPGSR; this comes from the coding sequence ATGGTATCATTCATGCGAATTGCAATCGATGATACGGATTCCCCCGAGGGGATGTGCACGACCTACCTGGGCGCCGTCCTTCGCCGGCGTCTTGAAGCGGCGGGATGCAGAATTCATGACCGCCTTCTTGTCCGGCTCAACCCGAACGTGAAGTGGAAGACCCGCGGCAATGCAGCCATCTGCATCGAGGCGGAGGGCATTGCGCCGGAAAAGGCTTTTGTCATCGCCTGTGATGCCATCGATGAATTCGCCGACCTTGGGGCCGAAAATACCCATCCGGGACTTGTCGTCGCCTCCACCCCCCTGCCGCCGGATTTTTACGAGAAGGCAGTGAAGGGGTTCTGCACCATTGAAGAGGCCGAAGGCGTCCTGAGAGAGCACCGGGCACTCTACCGCGGCTGGAAACTGGGCCGCGGGCTTATCGGTGCCACCGCCGCCGCGAGTGCCGACTTCCCCGACTGGACATATGAGCTGCTGACCTACCGTGACCCCGCCGAACGTGACGAACGGCAGGTCGACCGGGAGAGCCTCTTTACAGCGGAGGCGGAGACCTTCCCCCACACATGGGACACCGTGGACGAGGCAAACGACTGCATTGTCTGCTTCCCCCACACTCCCGACCCCGTCCTCTTCGGTATCCGGGGCGAGTCGCCCGAGTGGGTCTGCCGGGCCAGGTCCTATGTCATATCCGAAGAGCCGGTGATGGAAGAGACGTACCGGACCAACCAGGGAACGGATGCCCACCTCATCGAAGCCGCCAGCCTTGCGGATGTCGAGGATGGCCTCTCATACCGCGTCGCGGGAACCGTCGCCACAACGCCTGCGACCGGACAGGGAGGACATGTCACCTTCGAACTGGAGGAGGGGGCGGTCCGTGTCGACTGCATGGCGTACGAGCCGACGAAAGGCTTCCGGGATGTCGTTCGCTCCCTCGCCCCCGGCGATACGGTCCTTGTGACGGGGAGCTACAAGAACGGGAGCATCAACATGGAAAAGATCCGTGTCATAACCTGTCCTCCCGTCGTCACCACCCGGCCGCCCATCTGCCCGGAATGCGGCCGCCGGATGAAGAGCGACGGGAAAGGCAAGGGCTGGAAGTGCCGCCGGTGCAGGACGCACACGAACACGCCCGAGACGGTGACGACCAAACGCACGATAACACCCGGCTGGTACGAAGTGCCGCCGTCCGCCCGCCGCCATCTTGCACGGCCGCTCTGCCGGGACCTGGATCCAGGCTCACGATAA